Below is a window of Herbiconiux aconitum DNA.
GGAGCCGACGGTGTCATCGTTCCCCTGATCGAAAGCCCGGCGGATGCGAGTGCGAGTGTCGAGGCCACCTTCTACCCACCGATCGGGCGTCGCAGCTGGGGACCGATCCACGACCTGCCGCTCACCCCCGACGAGGCGAACGGGCGTGCGTTCTGCGCCGTGATGGTGGAGACCGCGGGTGCGCTCGAGCAGGTGGACGCCATCGCCGCCACGCCGCACCTCGGCATGATCTTCGTGGGCCCGTTCGACCTCTCGCTCGCGCTCGGCCTCGACGTGGACGCGATGGTCGACGACCACTCGGAGGCCGGTCCGCTGCAACGTGTCGTGCGGGCGTGTCGTGCGGCCGGCATCCGTTCGGGCGTCTTCGCCGGAACGCCGGAGCGGGCATCCCGACTCCGGCGTCACGGCTTCGACGCGATCTCCATCTCGACCGACCTCGCCGCGCTGGGCGACGGCGTCCGAGCCGCTGTTACGACTTCGGCGACGACGGCGACTCCACCACGATCTTCCCGCTGATGATGTCGGCCTTCAGCTGATCGACCTCGGCGACGATCGCAGGATCGACGCGGTCTTCCCAGTCGTGCAGCGGCGCGATGCCGACGCCGTCGTTCTCGAGGGTGCCGACATACGGGGTGTTGTCGAACTCGCCGTTGCCGGCGGCCGTGGTGACCTCGTCGGCGGCATTGGTGAGGTTCTTCAGCACCGAGGTGAGGTAGTAGGACTGGTTCTCCGGTGACGCGTCGTAGGCGTCGTTGTTGACGCCCAGCACTCCGCCGTCGATCTTGCGGTCCTTCATGGCCTCGACGGTGGCGAGGAAGAGCGATCCGGCCACCGGCATGATGATGTCGGCCCCCTGGTCGAGCAGGCCCTCGCTGAGCGTCTTGGCCTGCACCTGGTCGTCGAAGTTGCCGACGAAGAGGCCGTCCTGCGTCTCCTTGTTCCAGCCGACGACCTTGACGGCCGCGCCGTGGGCTTCGTTGTACTTCGCCACGCCGTCGACGAAGCCGTCCATGAAGACGGTGACCGAGGGGAACGGCATTCCGCCGAAGGTGCCGACCACGCCGGTCTTCGACGCGGCAGCCGAGAGGTAGCCGGCGAGGTAGGCGGCCTGAGCGGTGTCGAAGAGCACCGGCTTGACGTTGTCCACCTCCACCGGCGTGCCGTCGTCGTCGGAGACGGTGGAGTCGATCAGCGCGTAGTCGACGTCGGGATTCTCGGCGGCCGAGTCGCGGGTGGCGGCGGCCAGCGCGAAGCCGACCGTCACGATGAGGCTGCAGTCTTCGTCGACCATCGCCGAGATGTTTCCCGCGTACTGGTCTTCGGAGGTCGACTCGGCGGTGCGGGTCTCGACGCCGAGGGCGTCGGCGGCCTTCGCGACGCCGTCGTAGGTCAGTTCGTTGAACTGGCCGTCTTTGAAGCCGGTGAGGTCGGAGACGGCGCAGGGCAGGAAGCTGCCCGCGCTGTCGGTGCCGCCGCCGGTGGACTCGGCGTCGGGCACGGTGCCGCACGCGGTGAGCAGCAGGGTGCTGACCGAGAGGGTCAGCGCCAGGCCGATCGTGGTCTTTCTCGCCTTCGGGTTCATCGTGTTTCTCCAGGTTTCGCTTGTGTGGGCGGGTGGTGCAGGAGTGGAACGGATGGAGCTGTGGTGCGGGTGGAGCGGTGACGCGGCTCGGCGGGTGCTAGCCGGCCGGCGCCTCCGCGGCGAGCCGTTCGCGCATCAGGATGCGCGTCGACCCGTCGAGGAAGGCGGCCTCGATGCTCACGGCGTCGAGGTGGCCGAGCGCGGCCTCGTCGAAGCCGAGCACGGAGGAAAGGAGGGAGCGTTCGGCCGAGAGCAGCGACCCCGTCTGCATCGGGTTGTCGTCGCCGAGCACCACTCCGACGCCGGCCGAGGCGAAGTGGGCGCCCGGATGCTCGTGCACGGCCGGGATCGCGCCGGTGTACCAGTTCGAGGTGGGGCAGATCTCCACCACGACGCCCTGGTCGGCGATCCAGGCCAGGGTCTCCGGATCGGAAGCGAGGTGCGCGCCGTGGCCGATGCGGGTCGCGCCGAGCAGCTCGACCGCCTCCCGGGCCGCGTGCCCTGGGGCCGACTCCGCCGCGTGACAGGTGAGGCCGAGGCCCGCGGCGCGCGCGATGCGGAAGGGTTCGACGTGCGGCAGGAGCTCGGGGTACAGCAGCTCGTCTCCGGCCAGGTCGAAACCCACCACCCCGGCTCCGGCGAAGCGCGCCGCGGCGCGGGCGACGCCGGAATTCTGTTCGGTGCTGTGATGCCGGAGTGCCGCGATCACGATGCCGGCGGGCATGCCGGTGCTCGCGGTTCCTTCGGCGATGCCTTCGCAGGCGGCCGCGATCACCTCGTCGAGCGGCAGGGATTCGGAGGCGTGCGTGGTGGGCCCGAAGCGCAGTTCGAGGTAGTCGCCGCCGTCGGCCGACGCATCCTCCACCGCCTCCCGGGCGATCCGGGCGATGTTCTCCCGCCGGCCGAAGAACGGATAGCTGGCCGCCACCTTGCGGAGGTAGACAGTGAGGTCGGCCGGGCCGGTGAGCTGAAGCGCGTGGTCCCAACCCTCGGCAGGAACCGGGAGCCCGAGTGGGGCGGCGAGTTCGGCCGCCGTTGCCGGCCGCAGTCGACCCTCGAGGTGGCTGTGCAGATTGATCAGCATCGGATTCTCCTTCTCGCCACGGTCGTCTCGATCGTCAGAGCGCCAGCAGCCGCTCGAGCAGGTGCGGAGCGAAGTCGTCGGTGAGCGACAGTACGACGCGCACGTGCGCATCCGGCTGGTCGGGAAAGCCGAGGAAGCGGCCGCGCAGGTCGCAGATGGTCTGGCCGCGACCCGGCCCGTCGGTCGCGTCGACCACCACGTGCACCCGCGGTGCGACGGCCGGCACGACGGCACCGACCGTGATCGCTGCGGCGAGCGGATCGTGCAGGGCCGAACGCCGCTCCCCGTAGAAGGTCGCGTTGAAGTCGAAGTAGAAGTCGAGCATGCCGCCGAGCGCGGTGGCGACCGGGCGGCCCGAGTCGACGAGGCGCATCCGGTCGGCTTCGAGGAGCGGGTTGCTCAGCGTCACATCAAGCGGCACCAGGGTCACCGGCCAGGCTGCACCCAGCACGAGGGCGGCCGCCTCGGGGTCGTTGCCGATGTTGGCCTCGGCCACGGGGGAGATGTTGCCTGGAACGAGCGCGGCGCCGCCCATGATCGTGACGTCG
It encodes the following:
- a CDS encoding HpcH/HpaI aldolase family protein, which produces MRDIDDWPTPSTGIWATLGLPAATAPLAAEGIDWICLDAQHGRFDDATTLDTIERLRRAPVSVLVRVLAARPELIGRALDGGADGVIVPLIESPADASASVEATFYPPIGRRSWGPIHDLPLTPDEANGRAFCAVMVETAGALEQVDAIAATPHLGMIFVGPFDLSLALGLDVDAMVDDHSEAGPLQRVVRACRAAGIRSGVFAGTPERASRLRRHGFDAISISTDLAALGDGVRAAVTTSATTATPPRSSR
- a CDS encoding BMP family lipoprotein, which gives rise to MNPKARKTTIGLALTLSVSTLLLTACGTVPDAESTGGGTDSAGSFLPCAVSDLTGFKDGQFNELTYDGVAKAADALGVETRTAESTSEDQYAGNISAMVDEDCSLIVTVGFALAAATRDSAAENPDVDYALIDSTVSDDDGTPVEVDNVKPVLFDTAQAAYLAGYLSAAASKTGVVGTFGGMPFPSVTVFMDGFVDGVAKYNEAHGAAVKVVGWNKETQDGLFVGNFDDQVQAKTLSEGLLDQGADIIMPVAGSLFLATVEAMKDRKIDGGVLGVNNDAYDASPENQSYYLTSVLKNLTNAADEVTTAAGNGEFDNTPYVGTLENDGVGIAPLHDWEDRVDPAIVAEVDQLKADIISGKIVVESPSSPKS
- the add gene encoding adenosine deaminase, which produces MLINLHSHLEGRLRPATAAELAAPLGLPVPAEGWDHALQLTGPADLTVYLRKVAASYPFFGRRENIARIAREAVEDASADGGDYLELRFGPTTHASESLPLDEVIAAACEGIAEGTASTGMPAGIVIAALRHHSTEQNSGVARAAARFAGAGVVGFDLAGDELLYPELLPHVEPFRIARAAGLGLTCHAAESAPGHAAREAVELLGATRIGHGAHLASDPETLAWIADQGVVVEICPTSNWYTGAIPAVHEHPGAHFASAGVGVVLGDDNPMQTGSLLSAERSLLSSVLGFDEAALGHLDAVSIEAAFLDGSTRILMRERLAAEAPAG
- a CDS encoding nucleoside hydrolase translates to MTAESRMPLYVDCDTGIDDALALCYLIASPEIDLVGIGTVSGNVSSALAARNTLDLLALAGASCPVAVGAEHPLAGRFSEGAAHVHGDDGLGNHPLPAADTEPVEGDAADLLIALAHEWAGELRILAIGPLTNLAEALRREPRLPELVRDVTIMGGAALVPGNISPVAEANIGNDPEAAALVLGAAWPVTLVPLDVTLSNPLLEADRMRLVDSGRPVATALGGMLDFYFDFNATFYGERRSALHDPLAAAITVGAVVPAVAPRVHVVVDATDGPGRGQTICDLRGRFLGFPDQPDAHVRVVLSLTDDFAPHLLERLLAL